A stretch of DNA from Aliarcobacter thereius LMG 24486:
AGTGTTCCTATGATAAAAGATACACTATCAGTAGAGCTTACTGCTGGATTATTAGATACAGATGAAAGTGATTATGCAGCAGGAGGTGCTTTAAAAGCTGGTTCAGATCCAGATTATAAAAGACAAAACATAGGAACTAAACTTATATTTACACCCGATATTAATAATACAATTACAGCTGGATACAATTATAAAGTTCAAGAAAGGACTTCAAATCCAGGTAAAAGTTTAGCTTCAACAAGTAAACAATCTTATCAGAAATCTATAAATTATGATTATTTTCTAAATCATGAAGCAAAATATGATAAGTATTTAATTAATTCATATTTAAATTATGAGAAATCACAAAATCCAACAAGAAAAAATGCTAATACTGGAAATGGTATTGAGATGGATACAATTACTTTAAACTCTCAAGGAACATATTTCTTTGATACAAACTCTTTAACTATTGGTGCAAACTATAAAAAAGAGAATCTTGAAGATGGCGCTACAAATGCAATTACTGTTGGTGGTGTTAAAGATGAATCAATTACAAAAATGGAAAGATATCAGTTAGCATTGTTTGCAGAAGATACTTGGAGTGCAACAGATGATTTAGCGATTACATTGAGTGGAAGATATGATTATAATGAAGATTTTGGTAGTAATTTTTCTCCAAAAGCATATGCTGTTTATAGCTTAACTGATAATTTAAATTTAAAAGGTGGAATTACAACAGGATATAAGGCTCCAAGTTTAAGACAAGCAGCACCTGATTTTGCTGGAATTTCTGGAGGAGGTGGACCAGCTATTGCTATGGTTGGTAATCCTGATTTAAAACCTGAAAAAAGTGTAAACTATGAAATGGGGTTTGCATATGATAACTCTTATTTAGGATTAGCAGGAAGTTTAATTGTTTTCCAAACAGATTATAAAAATAAAGTCCAAACTAGAGATGGAGTGAATCCAGATGGAACTAAACAAACAGTTTATAAAGGTGAAACTTATGCTGGTGGAGTTAAATTTTATGAGAATGTTGATAAAGCTGAAATTAGAGGGATTGAACTTACAACAGACTATAATATTTTAGAAAATCTAAAATATAGACACTCATATACATATACATATAGTGAACAAAAAACAGGTAATAATAAAGGAAAGACTTTAAATAATATTTCAAAACATATGTTTAATGCTGGATTGGATTGGGATGTTACAAGTAAATTTTTATTATGGACTCAAGTAAATTATAGAGGTGAAACAGCTGGAAGTTGGAATAGAAATAATACTGTTTTAACAAAAACTCCTTCTTATACATTTGTTGATTTAGGTGCTGTTTATAAATATGATAAAAACTTAAGTTTTAATGCTGGTATGTATAATGTAGGAAATAAAAATGTATTAGAAGATGGTAATACAAATGTTCTTGATGGAAGAAGATATAGTTTTGCCATGAATATGAAATTCTAAAACAAAATAATAAAAGATAAGTGGGGGGGTTCACTTATCTTTAAAATAAAAATAACTAAATAAAAAACTTTCAATTAATAATCAATAATCATTATCAAATTAAACTATAATTAAGTTATACTTGTTAATATTCCATTCACTTTATATTAATATTAATAATAATTATTAATATAATTATAAATAGATAATCCCTAGAATCTATTAGAAATTAGTCGAATAAAGGAAAGAAATGAATATAAAAATAGCAACAAGTGTTGCAAGTTTATTATTGGCTCAAAATTTAATATTAGCTAATGAAACTACAAAATTAGATAATGTACAAGTTGTAACAACTGCTTCTGGATATGCTCAAGATATAGTTGATGCTCCAGCATCAATTAATGTAATTACAGCAAAAGATTTAGAAGGAAAATCATATAGAGATGTTTCAGATGCATTACAAGATATTCCAGGAATTACAGTTGAAGGTGGAGGTGGTGGAAGACCTGAATCAACACAAATATATATAAGAGGAATGTCTGAAAAATATACACTTTTTATGGTAGATGGAAAACCACAAGGTTCTTCTCAAGCATACTATAATGGATTTGGAAATTCAAATGAGATAGGTTGGATGCCACCACTATCTTCGATTGAAAGAATAGAGGTTATAAAAGGACCAATGTCTTCACTTTATGGTTCAAGTGCTGTTGGTGGAGTAATAAATATTATTACAAAAAAAGTAAATAATGAGTGGACTGGAAGCTTATCTTTAGATACTGTTTTACAAGAAAATCAAGATGCAGGAGATAGTAGACAATATAGATATTATTTAAGCGGACCTATTATTAAAGATAAATTAGGATTATCTGTTTATGGATCAATGTTTAAAAGAGATGAAGATAATTTTAAAGATGGATTTAGAAAAAAAGAAAAATATGATAATAGTGCAAAACTAAATTGGAAAGTAAATGATTCAAATAGCTTAGAGCTTATTTATGGAAAAGCAAAACAAAAGAATTTGGGAACAATAGATAAAAGTGGTGCTACACATTTAGATAATGAAAGAGATAATATCTCTTTAACACATGAAGTAGATTGGTTAA
This window harbors:
- a CDS encoding TonB-dependent receptor domain-containing protein, which produces MKIKMAISAAALLLTQNMVLANETTKLDDVKVVTSASGFEQNIADAAASISVITAEEIEKKSFTDVTDVLKNVPGVYVNGGGSNQSISIRGMSSDYTLYLIDGRPMQDNQAFSPNGSHAGNPINFLPPLEAIERIEVIRGPASALYGSNAMGGVINIITKKHQDKVSANISVEYLKADNSNKVNNDSRNTTMYVSVPMIKDTLSVELTAGLLDTDESDYAAGGALKAGSDPDYKRQNIGTKLIFTPDINNTITAGYNYKVQERTSNPGKSLASTSKQSYQKSINYDYFLNHEAKYDKYLINSYLNYEKSQNPTRKNANTGNGIEMDTITLNSQGTYFFDTNSLTIGANYKKENLEDGATNAITVGGVKDESITKMERYQLALFAEDTWSATDDLAITLSGRYDYNEDFGSNFSPKAYAVYSLTDNLNLKGGITTGYKAPSLRQAAPDFAGISGGGGPAIAMVGNPDLKPEKSVNYEMGFAYDNSYLGLAGSLIVFQTDYKNKVQTRDGVNPDGTKQTVYKGETYAGGVKFYENVDKAEIRGIELTTDYNILENLKYRHSYTYTYSEQKTGNNKGKTLNNISKHMFNAGLDWDVTSKFLLWTQVNYRGETAGSWNRNNTVLTKTPSYTFVDLGAVYKYDKNLSFNAGMYNVGNKNVLEDGNTNVLDGRRYSFAMNMKF